The genome window CAACAATAGTTTGATTAGATTCATGATCTGTCCATACTCTAAAAGAAGGATCTTCTCTGGCTAGTCTGTTTAGAGCAAGTCCCATTTTTTCTTGATCAACTTTAGTTTTCGGTTCTACAGCAATTGAAATAACTGGTTCTGGAAAATCCATCTTTTCCAATATAATTGGATTCTTAACATCACACAATGTATCGCCTGTAGTAACATTTTTTAAACCAATAGCTGCAGCAATATCACCTGAATATACTGCTTTAATTTCTTCACGTTTATTCGCATGCATTTGCACAATTCGACCAAATCTTTCAGTATGATTTTTTACAGAGTTTAAAACTACATCTCCTGATCGAACGATACCAGAATAAACACGAAAAAAAGTTAAATTTCCTACAAAAGAATCAGAAGCAATTTTAAAAGCAAGAGCAGAAAAAGGTTGTTTATCATTTAATTTACAATTAGAAACAGAAACATCCTGATTACATATAAAATTTTTCATGTCATGAATATCAGCAGGTGATGGTAAATATTCAATAATAGCATCTAATAAAGCTTGTACACCTTTATTTTTAAAAGCCGAACCACATGTTATTAAAGTAATTTCATTATTTAAAGCTCTATTTCTTAATCCTAATTTAATATCATCTTCACTTAATTCTTCAGTTTGTAAATATTTTTCCATTAATTGATCATTTGCTTCAGCAGCAATTTCAACTAAATTCATGTGCCATTTTTTTGAAATAGATAATAATTCTTCTGGAATATCATAGTATTTAAAAGTTACACCTTGATCTTTTTCAAGCCACTTAATAGCTTTCATTTTTATTAAATCAACTACACCTTTAAAATTTTCCTCTGAACCAATCGCTAATTGAATAGGTACTGCTAAAGTATGTAATCTAGTATGAATTTGATCTACTACTTTAAAAAAATCAGCACCGACTCGATCCATTTTATTTATAAAAGCAATCCGAGGAACTTTATATTTATTCGCCTGTCTCCATACAGTTTCTGATTGTGGTTGTACTCCTCCTACAGCACAATAAATCATTACTACTCCGTCTAATATTCTCATAGATCGTTCTACTTCAATTGTAAAGTCAACATGACCAGGAGTATCAATAATATTAATTCTATGTGATAAAAATTGTTTAGCCATACCCGACCAAAAAGTAGTAGTTGCAGCAGAAGTAATAGTAATACCGCGTTCTTGTTCTTGAGCCATCCAATCCATTGTAGCTGCACCATCATGCACTTCGCCAATTTTATGATTGATTCCAGTATAAAATAATATACGTTCTGTTGTAGTGGTTTTACCTGCATCAATATGTGCACTAATACCAATATTCCTATACTGAGCAATCGGTGTTGTACGCGTCATAAAAATCCTCTTGCAAATCTGTTTTTTATAAAAATATAAAATATATCGTTAAATGATATAATTTTTAAAAAATATACAGTTACCAACGATAATGGGCAAAAGCTTTATTCGCATCTGCCATCTTGTGAACTTCTTCACGTTTTCGAACAGCTGAACCTTTATTTCCTATAGCATCTAATAATTCATTAGTCAATCGAATTGACATAGATTTATCTGTGCGCTTACGAGCTGCAGCTACAATCCATCGCATAGCTAAAGCATTTTTTCTAGTTGGGCGAACCTCAACTGGAACTTGATACGTCGATCCTCCTACACGACGAGATTTTACTTCCACTGATGGTTTAACGTTATCTAAAGCTAAAATAAAAATATCTAGTTCTTCTTTTTTTATTTTTTGAGAAACGGCTGATAAAGCTGAATAAACGATATTTTCAGCAATAGATTTTTTACCGTCAACCATTAATATATTAATAAATTTAGCTAATAAATCTGAAGAAAATTTTGGATCAGGTAAAATTTTACGTTGACCTATTATACGACGACGAGGCATATTAACACTCCTTAATAATATTTATACTTTTAACTTTTTAACACCGTATTTAGATCGACTTTTTTTTCTATCTTTAACACCGGAACAATCCAAAGAACCTCTAACTACATGATACCTAACACCAGGTAAATCTTTTACTCGACCACCTCGAATTAAAATCACTGAATGTTCTTGTAAATTATGTCCTTCACCCCCAATATATGCTGTAACTTCATAACCATTTGTTAATTTAACACGACATACTTTTCTTAATGCAGAATTCGGTTTTTTTGGAGTTGTTGTATATACTCTTGTACATACGCCTCTTCGTTGAGGACATCCAGATAAAGCAGGAACATTAGTTTTAGTTATTTTTCGAGTCCTAGGAGTACGGACCAGTTGATTAATTGTAGACATATATTCTCCAAAATACTTTATTTTAAAAATTCACTAAAAAAATCTTTAACTATATCTAAAAATTATATAAATAATATGATATTTTACTTATATATAATAATTTATTACAATAATTACCAAGTCATATTAGAGGCGTGGCTATATGTTAACAAAACAAAACTTTCATAATTTAATAAAATTAAATTATTTTTATTATTTTTTTGTAATAACCCTCTAGCAAATAAATCATTTTTTAAGAAATAAATTAAATTAAAATTTTTATATATTTTTTTTAAATAAGAATCATTAATCACACTTAATATTACACCATCCTGAATACATATTAAATCATCAAATTTAGAGCTAAAAGACAACAAAGAAGGTATAGATATACGATATGGAGAATTTAATAAAATATGTAACATATTATTTAACAATTACCATTTTAAAATAAAATCAAATCGATTTATTTGACTTTTAATACAAGATTTATTTAAAAATTCTACTGGTAATAAAAAGTCATCACAATCTTTAAAACCACGCTGATGAGCTGATCTTTTACAAAAAAAAAAGTGTTTTATTCCATATAACAACAAAACCTTAAATGAAAGAGAATAATTGTGTAGTTTAACTAATTCTGGTTTCTGATGTAATATTAATTGAAATATACCATCATCAATAAAAAAAAGAGCAATTTTATTGCAACTCAACGAACAAGAAATAACAAAGTCAAGTCCTTCTCTACCAATATTATCTCCATATGGAGCATTAGAAAAAATAAAAGCCATTGATTTCATAAAAAATAAATATATTTCCAAAATTAGAATTGTACAATACGATCACAGGTACGTATAGAGTACGATAATTCCATCAACGTTACACATTTAAAAGAAGAAGAAAAAATTTTTTGATAATTTTTAATCTTTTTAGTAGATTCGTTTGATAAAATTCCTCTCCTATGGGCAGCGCTAGGACAAATACATAACTGAATATTATAAGTTTTTTTTAAACTAATCCATCCATTTAAAACATTAAATTCATTACTGGGAAGATTAATCATACAATTAGAGTTATATACTCCGGAAGCATAAAAAAAAATTTTACTAATACTAAAATTTAGTTCAAGAACAGATTTTGAAAATAAAAAAGCACTTATAGCATTTTGAGTATCATAAGGAGGACCAGTAACAATTACTATGTAATTCATATTATGACCATACTAATAAACTTTTTTCTTGTTTATAATTAATGTAATTTATATTTTTAATATACAACCATTACTAAAAACCAGTAACAAGTTTTAATATTTAATAATAAAAATAATCATGTAGATGTTTTACACAATAATTGATATTATTTCAATTACCAAGCATATCAAAGTGATAATATATTATACGTGAAAAAATAATTAAATATTATAATTATTTTATATAAGATAAAATATCTCATTTCATAAATTTAAAACACGAAAAACACTATATAATTTTTTTGTACTGTGCTTTAAAGCATTTTCTTTACCATGCATCAAAATATCAATTAAATAATCTTCATCTTTTCTAAATTTATAGTATACAGCTTGTATTTCAGAAATAAAGTTACATACAATATCTGATAGTTTTTCTTTAAAACTAGAATATTGATAATTTTTAAATTCATCTTCTAATATTGAAATTTTTTTGCTTGTAAGACAAGAAAAAATGGACAGTAAATTGGATACTCCTGGTTTATTAAAAACATCATAACGAATACAATCAGAAGAACAGTCAGAATCCGTTAATGCACGTTGTAATTTTAAACGTATAGAATCAATATTCTCAAGTAAAAATATTGTGTTATTAATATTTTTATCCGATTTTGACATTTTTTTTTCTGGATTCTGTAAAGCCATTATTTTATTGCCTATAGGTAACATTAAAACATCTGGGATAATAAAAATGTTTCCATATATAGCATTAAAGCGATGAGCAATCTTTTGAACTAATTCTAAATGTTGTTT of Buchnera aphidicola (Cinara splendens) contains these proteins:
- the tusC gene encoding sulfurtransferase complex subunit TusC codes for the protein MKSMAFIFSNAPYGDNIGREGLDFVISCSLSCNKIALFFIDDGIFQLILHQKPELVKLHNYSLSFKVLLLYGIKHFFFCKRSAHQRGFKDCDDFLLPVEFLNKSCIKSQINRFDFILKW
- the tusD gene encoding sulfurtransferase complex subunit TusD; translation: MNYIVIVTGPPYDTQNAISAFLFSKSVLELNFSISKIFFYASGVYNSNCMINLPSNEFNVLNGWISLKKTYNIQLCICPSAAHRRGILSNESTKKIKNYQKIFSSSFKCVTLMELSYSIRTCDRIVQF
- the trpS gene encoding tryptophan--tRNA ligase, producing MLDTKKKDIMFTGIQPTGWPTLGNYCGTMCNWKYIQKKYKCFFCIADLHALTTYPRNSNKNSMKNNFSTNILDMVALYLSCGVDPNSSIIFVQSDVHTHSQLYWILSNFVYFGELSRMTQFKQRFLLKNKTTSLSLFCYPVLMAADILLYHTNCVLVGLDQKQHLELVQKIAHRFNAIYGNIFIIPDVLMLPIGNKIMALQNPEKKMSKSDKNINNTIFLLENIDSIRLKLQRALTDSDCSSDCIRYDVFNKPGVSNLLSIFSCLTSKKISILEDEFKNYQYSSFKEKLSDIVCNFISEIQAVYYKFRKDEDYLIDILMHGKENALKHSTKKLYSVFRVLNL
- the rpsL gene encoding 30S ribosomal protein S12, whose translation is MSTINQLVRTPRTRKITKTNVPALSGCPQRRGVCTRVYTTTPKKPNSALRKVCRVKLTNGYEVTAYIGGEGHNLQEHSVILIRGGRVKDLPGVRYHVVRGSLDCSGVKDRKKSRSKYGVKKLKV
- the tusB gene encoding sulfurtransferase complex subunit TusB, whose protein sequence is MLHILLNSPYRISIPSLLSFSSKFDDLICIQDGVILSVINDSYLKKIYKNFNLIYFLKNDLFARGLLQKNNKNNLILLNYESFVLLTYSHASNMTW
- the rpsG gene encoding 30S ribosomal protein S7, which translates into the protein MPRRRIIGQRKILPDPKFSSDLLAKFINILMVDGKKSIAENIVYSALSAVSQKIKKEELDIFILALDNVKPSVEVKSRRVGGSTYQVPVEVRPTRKNALAMRWIVAAARKRTDKSMSIRLTNELLDAIGNKGSAVRKREEVHKMADANKAFAHYRW
- the fusA gene encoding elongation factor G; the encoded protein is MTRTTPIAQYRNIGISAHIDAGKTTTTERILFYTGINHKIGEVHDGAATMDWMAQEQERGITITSAATTTFWSGMAKQFLSHRINIIDTPGHVDFTIEVERSMRILDGVVMIYCAVGGVQPQSETVWRQANKYKVPRIAFINKMDRVGADFFKVVDQIHTRLHTLAVPIQLAIGSEENFKGVVDLIKMKAIKWLEKDQGVTFKYYDIPEELLSISKKWHMNLVEIAAEANDQLMEKYLQTEELSEDDIKLGLRNRALNNEITLITCGSAFKNKGVQALLDAIIEYLPSPADIHDMKNFICNQDVSVSNCKLNDKQPFSALAFKIASDSFVGNLTFFRVYSGIVRSGDVVLNSVKNHTERFGRIVQMHANKREEIKAVYSGDIAAAIGLKNVTTGDTLCDVKNPIILEKMDFPEPVISIAVEPKTKVDQEKMGLALNRLAREDPSFRVWTDHESNQTIVAGMGELHLEIIIDRMKREFNVDANIGKPQVAYRETILTKVVGVEGKHIKQSGGRGQYGHVVIDIFPLKTNSSEYSFINDIKGGVIPGEYISSIDKGIQEQLKSGPLAGYPVVGIGIRLHDGSYHDVDSSELAFKLAASYAFKAAFKQAQPILLEPIMQVEVETPGEYMGDVIGDINRRRGIIEGMTDDSLGGKNIKAHIPLSEMFGYATDLRSQTQGRASYSMEFIKYTEAPKTICTDIISNR